The DNA region GCTTATCCTTGTGCTTCGTGAGACGCCGTTCGGCAATCCGGAATGCTTCATTGATCGCATTGTTCAGATCGGGCGCCTGGAATTTACGCTGGAGATGCGCTGGCTCGTGCGACACCACGATGTCCTTGTGCCCGGGCACCGAGATTTCGATGCGCACGACAGGCGGAATCGTCTCGTTCGAATTCCGATTGCGTTGATCGACCCGCACGCGGCATGTCGTCATGCGGCTGTAAATGCGCTCAAGCCGGTCGACATGCTCGCGAATCGCATCTTCGACCCCGTCCGAAGACGATACGTTATGAAATGCGATCTCGACCGGTATTTGCATCGCCGAACCCCGTGTTGTTGCACAAGGATAATTCAGGTTCGGGAATTTGGTTCGGGACGAACCTCGCGCAGTGCTTCCGTTAGCGCAGCCGCCCTTCCATGACGGCGCGACAGTCCGCATTCAACTTGCTGATGTTCTTGTGAAGGCAAGCCGTGATGGCATCCCGGTTCGGGATATAATAGCTGCATAGGCGGAAGACTTCTGGCTCGCAGGCCCGCTTCTGCGCCTCGGTGACATTGCCGTTATCACGATTACCATTATCGCGATTATCGCCGCCGCGATCCCATCGCTGATTGTCCCACTGCTGGTCGCGACGCGAATCGTTGTCGCGGCTATTCTGGTTCCAGTCCTGGGACCACGCGATGCTTGGTATTCCAGTCGAAAGAAGAAGCAGCAGAACGACGATCCGGAACCCCATCTCCAGCCCTCGTGCACGGTCCTTTGCGGCAACGCGCTGACCGGCACTTCGGTTTCACGGAATCAAGATGGGGAGAGGTACCGCCGCATATCGGGCAAGCGTCTCCGACAGTGTGCAGTCGCCGGCTTGCACGGGCTTTACAACGCAGATGTCAAGCGAGGTGACAATCGTGCGCGCCGGCCGCAATGCTCTCGTGCATCGAGCCGGCCGCGCCAATTGGAGAGATCAGAAGTCTTTCCACTCGTCGGACTGCACGGCTGCCGCAAGCGCGCTCTGCATCCGGCGCGCGCCGCCGGCTGCCGCCATCCGCGCAACCGCGCGCTTCGGCGCGGCTGTCGGCGCCGGTTTGACTGGCATCTCGACCGCAGCGGTGGGCGTGGCCTGGCGCACGTTGCGGACGATGCTCTCGTTGCCGCGCAAGCGGAATTGCGCCACGCGTTCGTCCATCGACTTCGCCTGCGATTCCAGCGTCCGCGCGGTCGCGGCATTTTCCTCGACCAAAGCCGAGTTCTGCTGCGTCACCTCGTCCATCTGAGTGAGGGCGCGGTTGATCTGTTCGATGCCGGTCGACTGCTCGATGCTGGCATTCGCGATGTCGGCGACAACGGTAGCGACTTTCTTGATCGACGCCGTGATCTCGCTGAGCGATTCACCGGCCTTGTTGACCAGATCGACACCGCTTTTCACTTGGCTGTTGGAGTTCGTGATGAGATCCTTGATGTCCTTCGCCGCCTGCGACGAACGCTGCGCGAGGCTGCGGACTTCCGACGCGACCACGGCGAAACCACGGCCGGCCTCGCCAGCGCGCGCGGCCTCGACCGCCGCGTTGAGGGCGAGCAGGTTCGTCTGGCGGGCGATCTCGTCGATGACGCCGATGATGTCGGAAATCTTGCGCGACGACTCTTCGATATGCGCCATGGCGGTGACCGCCTCGCTGACCACGGCACCGCCACGCTCGGCGACGACGCTCGTTTCGGTGGCGAATTCGTTGGCTTGACGCGCGTTGTCGGCGTTCTTGCGTACGGTATCGGAGATTTCCGACATCGACGCGGTCGTCTCCTCGAGGCTCGCCGCCTGTTCTTCCGTGCGCTGCGACAGATCGGTGGTGCTTGTCGAAATCTCGGCCGAGGCATTGGTCACCTCGTTGGCCGACATCCGAATGCCGCTGATGGTCGTTCCGACCTTCTCCACCACCAACTCGACGGCAGTGGTGATCTGGCCAATCTCGTCCTTGCGGTTGGTCGACTGCAGGGAAACGTTGAAGTTGCCCTCCGCGACCTTGTTCAATTCGGGCACGAGCCGTGAAAGCGGCCCCGCGATCATCGTCTGTACGATCAGGATTGCGATCCCGAAGACCGCGACCATCGCGATAGCGATCGCGGCATACGTCAAATAGATCGTCTGATTCGTCGTGGCGCTCGCCGCGTCCGAGGCTACGTCGACCCGCTTGACCAGATCGTTGGAGGTTTCGATAAACTGCCGCTGCAATTCGGCCATCGGCACCGCGATCTTAGCGATAGCGGCACGCGCCTCGTCGTTCTTATTGGAGAGGCCGAGCGCTTCAACATTCTTATACTGAGGCAACATTGCCTCGAACTTCCTCTGGTAGCCGTCGAAAGTCGCGACTTGATCCGGCACCTGCTGCTTCACAAGCTGCAGCAGTGTCAGGAAGCGCTTCTCGTTCGCTTCCTTCTCGGCAATCGCCTTCTGCATATCGGCGGCATTTACCTCGGCGATGATTCGGTAGTTCGACAGGATGAAACGGGTCAGAACCGCGTTGGCCCGCGTCGCGTTGTCCGCCGCCCGCGCTTCCTTGCTGAGCAAGGTCGAATAGAGGCCGTCGATCATCGCCATTTTCGAGGTCGCAAACCAAATCGACCCGACGCTCGCAATCGCAAACAGGATGAAACAGGCGAGAATCTTGTACAGGATCTTGAGATCGGCGAATTTCGACATTTGCTGGCCTTCTGCCCCGAAGTTGGCAACAAGCGTCCGCTTGCGCGAACAGTTCGCGCAATTCGGTCCTGATATCGCGTGTTTGTTGAGATGCCCCGGCGCGCACTGTCGTGCGCACGCCCCCCAAAAACCACGTGGTACTCCGGTGGGGAAGGTAAATTCGTGAAGTGAAAGATTGCTTAAAATGCGCGGCGGATCAGCGCACCTCGGCTATGCGCCAATCGATTATGTAGACGAATAACCGTGCTTTCGGGCGGAGGTCAGCCCGACGTACTCACCGCCACGGCTTCGACCTCGATCTTCCACTCCGGGCGAGCCAATGCCGACACGACCAGCAAGGTCGACGTCGGTTTATGACCGGAGAGAAACTCAGCCCGCAGCTTAACATAGACCGGAAAGTCCTTGGTGTCGGTCAGAAATGCCGTGACCTTGATCAGGTCCGTCACTTTCATATTCGCCGCCGAGAGCACACCAATCAGGTTGGTCCAAACCTGCCGTACCTGACCTTCGAAGTCTGGCGCGACCTGCCCGGCGGCATCGGCGGCGACTTGGCCCGAGATATAGAGCGTGCGCGTTTCACCCCGCACGACCATGCCTTGGCTGTAAGCGAGCTTGGCGTCGGATTCCGGATTGGGCGAGATAGGTTCGAGCATGGTTGCCTCGTATCCTGTTCAGGCAAGAAAGCCAGCGATGGCGCGCAGCACCTCGTTATCGGTCTCGGCCATGCGGTCCAATACGGTGAAATGGCTACAGCCGGGAAGCTCGCAATAAGTAGCCGTCCCGCCGCGCGCGCGCCAGTCGGTAACGAGATCGGCGGTCCATTGCTTGAATCCGTTGGTCTCCGCGCCACCGACCGCGCCCAAGAACGGCACCAAAGGCGCACCGGCGGGCAGGCGCGAGAGACGCAAGAGCGGGCTCGCCTCGGCGGCTTCGTCCGTCGACAGCTTCAAATCGTGATTGATCGAAGTTTGCAACAGCGGGCGCAGATCGAAGGCGCCGCTAATGCCGACAAAGCCGACAATCGGCCCCTCCCCACGCCCAGCCTGATCGAGGGCCAGCATTGCCGCCAATTGGCCGCCGGCCGAATGGCCGGCAACGACGATGCGGTCCGGCTTAAGATGCTCAACAACCCAGGCGAAGGCCGCCCGGATCTGGTCGACGATGCCGCCGACGCTCACCGCCGGCACGAGGTCGTAACCCGGGAGCACCACGGTCATCCCGGCGGCCCGATACGGCTCGGCGATGAACGAGACGTAGGATTTGTCGAGCGCGCGCCAATAGCCGCCGTGGATGAAGAACAGCACCGGCGCGCCTTCCCCGGCCGGGAAGATGTCCAGCAGGCAGCGCGCCCCCCCGCCATATCGAACGTCCAGCTTGCAGTTGCCGTCCGCACGCAGCGCCGCGCTGCGGCGCCGGTGGTCGTCGTAAACCTCGTCACGTTCAGGGTGGCGTTTGCGCAGCGCGTATTGCGCCTCGAGGGCGTCATCGATTGCTTGCAAGGTCCGGCTTCCAGAATGCATTACTAAAGTCCGAGATAGGCTGCGCGTACCGCGGGATCGCGCGTGAGCGCGTCGCTTTCGGCCTGCCGCACGATCTCGCCTTCGGCGATGACGTAACCCCAGTCCGCGCTTCGCAACGCCATGTTGGCATTCTGCTCGGCAAGCAGGATCGACATGCCTTCTTTGTTCAGCCGCCGGATGGTGGCGAAGATTTCCTGTACGACCTTCGGCGCCAAGCCCATCGACGGCTCATCGAGCAGCAACAACCGCGGCCGCGACATCAGCGCGCGACCGATCGCCAACATCTGCTGCTCGCCACCGGACAGCAGGCCGGCGATCTGGCTCTGTCGCTCGCGCAGCCGCGGAAAGAGCTCGAACACCATGTCCATGTCGGCAGCGACGGCGCGATCGCGGCGCGGCCACAAACGGCGGAAGGCCCCCATCTCAAGATTTTCGCGGACGCTCATCGGCGTGAAAACGCGGCGGCCCTCGGGCACCAGCGTGACGCCATGGTCGAGACGCGCGGAGGCGGAGGCCAGGGCGACATCCTTGCCTTCGACGCGGATGTGCCCCTTGCTCGGCCGCAACAGGCCCGCAAGGCAACGCAACAACGTCGTCTTGCCCGCACCGTTGGCACCAATCAGGCAGACCGACTGCCCCGCTTCAACGCGTAGCGAGATACTGTGCAGCACCTGAGTGTTGCCATAACCGGCAGTGAGCGAATCAACCTCAAGCATATTCAGCGTCGCCCAGATAAGCGGCCAGCACGTCGGGATGGCGACGTACGTGATCGGCGTCGCCTTCCGCAATGCGCAGACCGTTGTTGAGCACGAGAATGTCGTGCGAGAGCGACATCACCATGCGCATATTGTGCTCGACCAGGAGCACGGTCATGCCGTCACGGTTCAGCGCTGTGATGATTTGGCCGATGTGCTCGGCTTCAGCTTGCGGCAGGCCGGCGGCAGGCTCGTCCAATAACAGCAGGCGCGGCTTCGACGCGAGAGCTCTCGCCAACTCCAGCACCTTCATCTGACCGAAGCTCAAATCGCCGGCGAGGACCTGTGCCTTGGTGTCGAGTTCGAACCGCGCCAGCAGATCGAGCGCGGTTTCCGTCATCGCGCGATTCTCGGCCCGCAGGGCCGGTGTGTACAAGAGCGCGCCCATCACACTGGACTGGCCCTGCATGTGCCGCCCGACCATGACATTTTCCAAGACAGTCATCTCGCGGAAAATCTGCAGGTTCTGGAATGTCCGGGCGATGCCAAGACGCGCGCGACGAAAGGTCGGTAGGTTGTCGATGCGGCTACCGTCAAACCAGATCTCGCCGGAGGTCGGCCGCGTGACGCCGGCGATCATATTGAACAACGTGCTTTTGCCGGCGCCGTTCGGCCCGATCACCGCTTTGATCTCGCCAGGCTGCACGTCGAAGCTCAGCTCGGCAACCGCGCGCAAGCCGGCGAAATAGCAGTTGAGCGATTCGACGCGCAGCAGGCTGTCGCTCATGCCGCCCTCCGGGCGAACCGCCGGCGCAGCGCGGAGGGTATGCCGGCGAGGCCGGTGGGCGAGATGATCAGCACGATCAGCATCGCCAGGCCGAACAGCATCAGCTCGGCGTCTTCGTAGTCGAGCAGCACCTGCGGCACGGCAGTGTAGATCGCCGCGCCGAGGATCGGCCCCCAGAAGCTGCCGCTGCCGCCGATCGCCACCATCACCACCAGCAGGATGGAACTGGAGACGCTGAAAGTTTCCGGCGACGCGAACTGATTGACGTGGACGTAGAGACTACCGGCGATGCCGGCCATGCCCGCCGTCAGCACGAACACGAGCAGCTTGGTGCGGAAGCTGTCGATGCCGACGGCGTCCGCACCCAACTCGTTGGTCGCGACCGCGCGCACGGCGCGGCCGATGCGCGAGCGCAGGAAATTGAGGATCGCCAGCATGACCAGGAGCGCGACCAGCCACACCAGCGGGAACTGACGGAAATCGTTGTCGAGCGCGAAGTCGCCGAAACTGAACGGCCTGACACCGAGAAGGCCATTGGGGCCGCCGGTGATGTCGACCAGACGATTGAACAGTACGACCAGGATGGCGTTCCAGCCAAGCGTCGCCATGGACAAATAAAGCCCGCGCAGGCGCAACACCGGAATGCCGATCAGCAGCGCGGCGAGGCCCGTGATCAACGCCGCTGCCGGCAGGCCGACCCAGGCGCTGAGGCCGAACTTCACCCCAAGCACGCCGCTCACATAAGCGCCGAGGCCATAAAACCCGGCATGGCCGAGCGAAATCTGCCCGCCATAGCCCATCAGCAGATTGAGGCTCGCGATCAGGATGATGTTGATGAACATCATGTTCGCGAGCGAGACCACATAGGCATTCGGCGCCAGGAAGGGAATCACCAGCAACGCGAACCAGACGATCAACAACCGCGCATGATCCGAGAGATGCCACGGACGTGCGGCACGAGCTGTGACGGCTGTGTTCATGGGCAACACCGTCATGCGCTCAGACCTTGACCACGTCGGCACGGCCCAGGAACCCGGACGGGCGAACGAACAGGATCAGCAGCAGCACAGCAAAGGCGATCGCATCCTTGAAGTCGGAGGAAATGTAGAAGCTGCCGAAGGCTTCGAGCAGCCCCAGTGCGAGGCCCCCGACAATGGCGCCCGGCAGGCTGCCGACGCCGCCCAGCATCGCGGCCGAGAAGCCTTTGAAGCCGAACATCGCCCCCTGATCATAGGACGACAAGGTCAGCGGCGTGATGATGGCGCCGGCCAGTGCGCCAGCCAAAGCGGCGATGGCGAAGGACAGCATCACCGTCGTCTCGACGCGGACGCCGACGATGGCCGCGGCATCGCGGTCGGCCGCCGCGGCGCGCAGGGCCTTGCCCATGATGCTACGCTCGAAAAAGAGATGCATCGCGATCAAGAAGACGAGCGTTACGCCGATGATCCAGAGGGTTTGGGTCTGCACGGTGATGCCGGCCACCTCAAGTGTCGCCGTCGACGAAAAGCCCGGGTAGCCGACCGGCTTCTTGCCGAGAACCAACATCACGAGGCTGCGCGTGCAGATGGCGAGCCCGATGCTGACCAAGGTAATCAGCAAGGCGTTTGGCCGCCGCAACGGCCAGATCACCAGGCGCTCCGACACTATGCCGACCACGATGATGATCAGCACCGCAGCAAGGCAGGCAAGCAGGATGTTGTTCGTTGCGGCAAACAGCAGGGCGGAGGTCATGCCGCCCATCACGACCCACTCTCCTTGCGCGAAGTTCATCGCACCCGTGCTTTTGAAGACCACGTTGAAGCCGAGCGCGATGAGCGCGTAGATGCTGCCCGTGCCGATGCCGGCGACCAAAAGTTGGAGGACAGCGGATCCGGTGTGCATGGCGTTCAGAACGTCCGCATACGGTTCGATTCGAACATTGGCAGCGTCACGCCCAACTCGGCAAGCTTGGCGCGGGCATTGGCGACATAGCTCGCCAACGCCTGCTCCTCGGCCGCGCGTGGCGCGGCGCCAAGTCCGGCGGCCGCCGTGATGGCGTCGGCATCCGCTTCGGCGCTCGCATGCTCGGGCGCGAGCCAGGGGCAGTGATAGCCCTTCAGCTCGGTTTCTCGCACATGCGCCGTGAGCTCTTCGGCGATCAACGCACGTTCCTTGGTGGACCAATGCGACGCGCGCGATTCAAGGTAAAGCCAGCCGAAGGCGGCATGGCGCTCCTTATCGGCGATGACGCGGTCGAGCACTTCGGCGATGGCCCGATTGGTGCTCTTGGCCCGCCAGGTGCGGCAGAGCTCAAGCTCCAGCCCGTCTTCGAACGCGGCGAAGCAAGCGACATAGCTGTCGAGGTTCTGCTCCACGTTCATGATGCGCCGATGCAGGTTGCGGTTGAACGCGGCTTCGTATGCGCGATCCGCCGGGGCCGCGATGCGGCCACCGAAGCTTTCGGCGATGCGGTCGAAGCATTCGACGTGCCAGGCTTCTTCGGTATTGCGCACCGTGAGATAGAACTTCGGATCGATCTCGCGGCCGGCCTCCATACAGAAGCGCATAAGCAGCGCCGGCGTCTCGGTCAGCCCCGTTGCCTCGACCCAAAGCCGGCGACTCCAGGTCCGCCGCGCTGCCTGCAGTACAGTCTCGTCGTACGGCTCCGGCGCAAGCGCTGTCCAATCGATGTCACGCAGCGGATTCCAGCGTCCCGCCTTGCCGCTGTCGTAAAGCTCCCGGATCTCGGGCAACGTAACATTCATCTCGAGCGGGAAGCGCCGCTCGATCAGCAGATGCGATGGCGGCAGGCTCGGCTTGACCAGGTGCAGGACGCGTTCCACGTCAGATCGTCCCAAGCTTCGGATGGCTGAACGGGGGCAGATTAATGCCGAGCGGCTTCATCTGCTCGCGGATGCGCTGCACGGTGGCAACGAAGACCGGCTTTTCCTCTTCCTCGACCGTCGAGCCGAGACCGGCCTCGTATGTGATGCGGTCGGCATCGACCTCCGAACGGGACGCGGGATTTTCCGGCGCGAGCCAGGCGCTGTGGTAGCCGTTGAGCTCCACCTTCTCCATCATCGTGATGACCGAGTTCTCGATCATCTTCTTTTGCTCCGGCGTGAGCTGCTCGCAGATCGCCTCGAGGAAGTACCAGCCGAACGCGCAATGACGCGACTCGTCGCGCATGATGAAGCGCACGATCTGCCGCGCGACAGGATCGCGCGTTACATCGTCGAGGTGCTTGAACACGTCGAAAGCAATTTCCTCGGCGGTGCAGACCAGCGCCGCGATGATGCCTTCGAGTGGCACGTCGGCATTCAGCGTCGCACGGCGCACGCCATGCGTCGCAACCGAGCCCTCGAATAGCTGTTGCACCGGCTTCTCGATATAGCCGCCGAGCTTTTCCGCCATGGTGTGGCAGACCTCGGCATGCCGCGCTTCTTCCTGCGAGCGGATCGTGAAGAAGAGCTGCATGTCCGAGGGCCGGTTTTCCAGGCCGAACCGGAGCTGGAGCGATGGGCTTTCGGAAATGGCGCCGTATTCGCTCCAAGCCCGGCGGCTCCAGTAGAGCCGCGCCGCATAGCGCTGCTCGTCTGTGTAAGCCTCCGGTTTGAGCTGGTCCCAATCCACGTCGGTTTTCGGATCCCACTGGTTCCTTGTCGCGGCGTGGAAGAGTTCACGAATACGCGGCAGGTCGGAATTGAAGGTCAGCGGAAACCGGTTCTCCGGACCATCGAGCAAGGTCTGCACGACTTCGAACGCCTGATCGGCCGACATATCACGAGACAACGCCATGACTTACCTCCAGATCGTTACGCGGTTCAGTCGTAGTCCACCAGGTTGAAGCGACCGTCGCGCCAGTTGACGAGCACGATGTCCTTCTTCGACAGGCCGGAATGCTTCTCCGGCGAGAACGTGAATTCGCCGCTGGTGCCCGCGAAGTTCTTGATCTGCTCAAGGCCTTGCGGAAGCTTTGATACGTCGCCGTTTACTTTGATCAGCGCCTCTTTGGCGAGCATCGCCGCATCGTAGGACTCGGCCGCATAGAGGCTAGCCTGGCGATTGAACCGGGCCTGATAGTTTTTGAACAGCTTGAGAATGCCCGCCTTGAGCGGATCGCTGTCGGACAACTGGTCGCCGACCGGAAGCTTGAGGCTGGCAAGCAGGATCGATTTCGCGGCGTCGCCGGCGAGGTTCATGTAGTGGGCCGAGACGAAGCCGTAGCTGTGAATCAGCGTCTTCTTGTCGAGGCCAAGCTGCTGCGCCTGCTTGATGAACACCACGCCCGCGGGCGTGACGGTCCAGCAGATGATTGCATCGGCGCCGCCGTCGCGGATGCGCGTCAGTTGCGGCAGCATGTCGGTGTCGGCCGGATCGAACGTCTCGTACATGACGTCGAGGTTGCGGCGCGGCGCGACCTTCTTCATCTGCGTGACGGCGCCCTGGCCGAAGCCGCTGGAATCCGCGAGCAACGCGACTTTCTTGATCTTCTTCTTGTCGAAGTAGTCAGCAATCCGCTCGAGCACGTCTTCGTCGTCGACGGTGCTCTTGAACACCCATTTGCGATCGGCGACGGGGGTGACAATCGCGAGCGCGCCCTCGCTGGAAATGAACGGGATTTTGGCTGCTTCGGCCATCGGCGCCATCGCGAGCGCGATGCCGCTCATGTTGCCGCCGGAGACGATGACCTCGACCTTGTCCTGGCTGATGAGACGCCGCGTCGCTGAAATCGCCTTCTGCGTCTGGCTTTCCGCATCGTAGAAGGTCCAGGCGATCGGCCGGCCGTTGATGCCGCCGGCGGCATTGATCTCGTCGACAGCGAGTTGCAGGCCCGCCTTCATGTCCTCGCCGAGAAAAGCGGCTGGTCCGGTCACGGACAGGATCGAGCCGACCCGCAGGGGTTCGGCGGCCCAGCCAACACGCACGCCGGAAGCGGCAATCGCCGCGCCGGGGATCAGTTGCAGGAACGTACGTCTTCCAAGAGTCACGATACCCCTCCACCGATAATGGACGCCGAATGGCGGCCCGTTGCATTCACGTGACCGGCAAGTTCAGTCGTTATGCACTCCGCTGGAGTCGATCTCGCGCGGGGTACCCACACCTTCGCGCGACAGCGGAACACTGAGCGAATATCGAACAAGATCGGCGCGGTGCACGGTGTGGCCGGCCATCACCAAGCGATTGGTTGCATCGCGATAACGCAGCGAACGAATGAGCACCGGCGCGCCGGCGGGAAGGTGCAGGTATTCGACCTCTTCCGGACCCGCGATGCCGGCTTCGATCTCGAAATCGCCGGTGCGCAACTCGAGGCGCCGCCAGAGCAGATGCAGCGGTGAGCCAAGCGCGGAGCTTTCGTCCCAATCGGTGACGAGATCGGCGGGCAGATAACGATAGTCGATGGCGACAGGCACGCGGGCGGCCGCACGCGTGCGCTTGATGAAGAGAATGGGAGACCCGACCTCGATTTCGAGTGCAGCAGCGACGTCTTCGTCTGCGCCGCGACGGTCGAACACCAGGAGCGTCGGTTGGATGGGCGTGCCCTTGGCGGCCCATTGCTGGATGAAGTCCATTCCCGGGCCGAAGCGTTCTTCGAGCTTCTTGACCGCGACAAAAGTGCCGAGCCCCCGGCTGCGCGTGAGCAGCCCCTCGCGCACCAGTTCGGAGAGCGCCTGGCGCACGGTGTCGCGCGAGACGCAGAAGAACGCACACAGCTGCTCATCGGAATAGAAGCGCCGATCCGGCTGCTCCCAGCGCAGAATCAGTCCGATAAGCCTTTGTTTTATTTGGGCATAAAGCGGCAACGGCGACGACCGGTCGAGCGGCGGCTGGGCCCATTCGGCCTCCGGTAGCGCCAAGCTCTGGGTCGAGTCCTGCATGGGCGTCGCCGTCCCGTCATCTAGTTGGGGGATTGTTGGGTTAATCATACATTTTGGCAAGCCCTAGTTTTTGGCGGGCACCGCCCGTTTGCGCGCCAGGTTTGAGACCACCAGCCTGCCGACGGAAGCGGAGAGGACCACTGGCATGGCGGCCGGCGGCAAGGCCGTGTTCGATGACGCCGGCGCGCTTAGGCGAGATTGCGCGCCAGCCGCGCGACACGCCGATTTCGGAATGGCGACGGGGCCGATCGCCGCCGCTCAGATGATGAGCAGGAGACCGCGTTCGCAGCGCGCGCCGTCGAGCGCACGGTCCAATCTATAAGATGCGGCTCTGAATGAATAAGCAATTGCGGACTTGTTTCGACAACACCGCTCTGCGGTAATTCGGCCGTGATGGGGGATACGAACGCAATGCACTTTGGCGCAGGCAATGCCGGCTCGGACGATATCGATCACGTCAATCACGTCGGCATGGCGGTCAGAGATCTGAAGGCGATCGCAACGCGCTTCGAAGAGCTCGGCTTCATTCTGACGCCGTTTTCACCGCATTCCGGCGCATGGAAGCCGGGCGACAAGGTGCAGTCCCTGGCTTCCGGCAATCGCTGCATCATGTTCG from Pseudolabrys taiwanensis includes:
- a CDS encoding GntR family transcriptional regulator, coding for MQDSTQSLALPEAEWAQPPLDRSSPLPLYAQIKQRLIGLILRWEQPDRRFYSDEQLCAFFCVSRDTVRQALSELVREGLLTRSRGLGTFVAVKKLEERFGPGMDFIQQWAAKGTPIQPTLLVFDRRGADEDVAAALEIEVGSPILFIKRTRAAARVPVAIDYRYLPADLVTDWDESSALGSPLHLLWRRLELRTGDFEIEAGIAGPEEVEYLHLPAGAPVLIRSLRYRDATNRLVMAGHTVHRADLVRYSLSVPLSREGVGTPREIDSSGVHND